Proteins encoded in a region of the Corynebacterium genitalium ATCC 33030 genome:
- a CDS encoding carboxymuconolactone decarboxylase family protein has product MTEPSETPRKQLRGDAMRSLLPMVKYTSQNVPEDYRHLVSLRASVLNDCRACIATHRRDARKDGWSEEGILKAERWTNNSDAFSEDEQLVLSLTDAITHIDGDESVPDDLWDAAVEKLGEEETLNLLVSIVAINSFNRVSIATRTDPKRIEGTTEFDLSRD; this is encoded by the coding sequence ATGACCGAGCCATCCGAGACACCTAGGAAGCAACTCAGGGGCGACGCGATGCGCTCGCTGCTGCCCATGGTGAAATACACCTCGCAAAATGTGCCGGAAGACTACCGCCACCTCGTCTCATTGCGTGCCTCGGTCTTGAATGATTGCCGCGCGTGCATCGCCACCCACCGCCGCGACGCACGCAAAGACGGCTGGTCCGAGGAGGGCATCCTCAAAGCAGAGCGGTGGACCAACAACAGCGATGCGTTCAGTGAGGACGAGCAACTGGTCCTTTCGCTTACCGACGCGATAACCCACATCGACGGCGACGAATCGGTTCCGGATGACCTGTGGGATGCTGCCGTCGAAAAGCTCGGCGAAGAAGAGACACTAAACCTGCTGGTCAGCATTGTGGCCATCAACTCTTTCAACCGAGTCAGCATCGCTACCCGCACAGATCCGAAACGGATCGAAGGAACCACTGAGTTTGACCTGTCCCGTGACTAA
- a CDS encoding L-lactate dehydrogenase, protein MTHPHENREITNSPTAGNKVVLIGAGDVGIAYAYALVNQGLCDHLAIIDLNEEKTWGHVQDLNHAVPWSGHNTRVTVGTYEDCRDAALVVNCAGVAQRDGETRLDLVARNLKIFESIVGEVMKHGFNGIFLVATNPVDVLAYATWKFSGLPSRQVIGSGTILDTARYRHSLGEYFGISSNSVHAYVIGEHGDTELPVISAGSAAGVSLRERLRRLAEEDDNASNEMDTIFEETRDAAYNIIRAKGSTSFGIGGGLARITKAVFHNEDVVLPVSALLEGEYGENDIYIGTPAVINRTGIRDVVELHLDETETQQFQHSANTLRDVMNSSGLTS, encoded by the coding sequence ATGACCCACCCGCACGAAAACCGCGAGATCACCAACAGCCCGACTGCCGGAAACAAAGTCGTCCTCATCGGCGCCGGTGACGTCGGCATCGCCTACGCATACGCGCTGGTCAACCAGGGCCTGTGCGACCACCTGGCCATTATCGACCTCAACGAGGAAAAGACGTGGGGCCACGTCCAGGACCTCAACCACGCCGTTCCGTGGTCCGGACACAACACCCGCGTGACCGTGGGCACCTACGAGGACTGCCGCGACGCTGCGCTCGTGGTCAACTGCGCCGGTGTCGCTCAGCGCGACGGTGAAACCCGCCTCGACCTTGTGGCACGCAACCTGAAGATTTTCGAATCCATCGTCGGCGAGGTCATGAAGCATGGCTTCAACGGCATCTTCCTCGTGGCTACCAACCCTGTCGATGTTCTGGCCTACGCCACCTGGAAGTTCTCCGGCCTGCCGTCGCGCCAGGTGATCGGCTCCGGCACCATCCTGGACACCGCCCGTTACCGTCACTCTCTCGGCGAGTACTTCGGGATTTCCTCCAACTCCGTCCACGCCTACGTCATCGGCGAGCACGGCGACACCGAACTGCCCGTCATCTCCGCTGGCTCCGCGGCAGGTGTCTCCCTGCGCGAGCGCCTGCGCCGCCTGGCTGAGGAAGACGACAACGCCTCCAACGAGATGGACACCATCTTCGAGGAGACTCGCGACGCCGCCTACAACATCATCCGCGCCAAGGGTTCCACCAGCTTCGGTATCGGTGGCGGCCTCGCCCGCATCACCAAGGCGGTCTTCCACAACGAGGACGTAGTTCTGCCGGTCAGCGCCCTGCTCGAAGGTGAGTACGGTGAGAACGACATCTACATTGGCACCCCCGCCGTGATCAACCGCACCGGCATCCGCGATGTTGTCGAACTGCATCTCGACGAGACCGAAACGCAGCAGTTCCAGCACTCCGCTAACACTCTGCGCGACGTCATGAACAGCTCCGGGCTGACCTCGTAA
- the rpsH gene encoding 30S ribosomal protein S8, with the protein MTMTDPIADMLSRVRNANNAHHETVSMPSSKLKVNIAEILKQEGYIADYTVEEEKVGKTLSLDLKYGPSRESSIAGLRRVSKPGLRVYAKSGDLPQVLGGLGVAIISTSQGLLTDRQAQEKGVGGEVLAYVW; encoded by the coding sequence ATGACCATGACAGATCCTATTGCGGACATGCTGTCTCGCGTGCGCAACGCTAACAACGCGCACCACGAGACCGTGTCCATGCCCTCCTCGAAGTTGAAGGTCAACATCGCGGAGATCCTCAAGCAGGAGGGCTACATCGCTGACTACACGGTTGAGGAAGAAAAGGTCGGCAAGACCCTGTCCCTCGACCTGAAGTACGGCCCGTCCCGCGAGTCTTCCATCGCTGGCCTGCGCCGTGTGTCCAAGCCTGGTCTGCGCGTCTACGCGAAGTCCGGCGACCTGCCGCAGGTTCTCGGCGGCCTGGGCGTGGCCATCATCTCCACGTCCCAGGGTCTGCTGACGGACCGCCAGGCCCAGGAGAAGGGTGTAGGTGGGGAAGTCCTCGCCTACGTCTGGTAA
- the rpsE gene encoding 30S ribosomal protein S5 — translation MAEREQREGGASAEDQNQNAAADNAATDNNDNRGRGDRNGRGDRNDRGDRGGRGRRDDRRNDRGGRDDERDKYIERVVTINRVAKTVKGGRNMSFTALVVVGDGQGMVGVGYGKAKEVPAAIQKGAEEARKNFFRVPMIGGTIPHPVQGEAAAGIVMLRPAAPGTGVIAGGAARPVLECAGVQDILAKSLGSDNALNVVQATVAGLKELVRPEEVAARRGKSIEEVAPARMLRARAGQEA, via the coding sequence ATGGCCGAGCGTGAACAGCGTGAAGGCGGAGCATCCGCCGAGGACCAGAACCAGAACGCTGCAGCAGACAACGCTGCAACGGACAACAACGACAACCGCGGTCGCGGCGACCGTAACGGCCGCGGTGACCGTAATGACCGAGGCGACCGCGGTGGCCGCGGCCGCCGTGACGACCGCCGCAACGATCGCGGTGGCCGCGACGACGAGCGCGACAAGTACATCGAGCGCGTCGTGACCATCAACCGTGTGGCCAAGACCGTTAAGGGTGGCCGCAACATGTCCTTCACCGCACTCGTGGTCGTCGGCGACGGCCAGGGCATGGTCGGTGTCGGCTACGGCAAGGCCAAGGAAGTTCCGGCCGCAATTCAGAAGGGTGCTGAAGAGGCTCGCAAGAACTTCTTCCGCGTCCCGATGATCGGCGGCACCATCCCTCACCCGGTCCAGGGCGAGGCCGCAGCGGGCATCGTGATGCTCCGCCCGGCAGCTCCCGGTACCGGTGTCATCGCCGGCGGCGCTGCCCGCCCGGTGCTCGAGTGCGCTGGTGTCCAGGACATCCTGGCCAAGTCCCTCGGTTCCGACAACGCCCTCAACGTGGTTCAGGCCACCGTTGCCGGCCTGAAGGAACTCGTCCGCCCCGAGGAAGTTGCTGCACGCCGCGGCAAGTCCATCGAGGAGGTCGCTCCGGCCCGTATGCTGCGTGCACGCGCAGGACAGGAGGCGTAA
- the secY gene encoding preprotein translocase subunit SecY gives MSAIVQAFKDADLRKKILITIALIVLYRIGAQIPTPGVDYAIIAERLSALTESGESNIFSVISLFSGGALLQLSIFAIGIMPYITASIITQLLTVVIPRFEELKKEGQAGQTKMTQYTRYLTVALALLQSAGIVALADREQLLGSGVPVLVEDRTIWTLIMMVIVMTSGAILIMWLGEIITEKGVGNGMSLLIFAGIATRLPTDGASIYSQSGPVVFAVVVAAVILLVVGIVFIEQGQRRIPVQYAKRMVGRRQYGGTSTYLPLKVNQAGVIPVIFASSLMYVPVLITQIVNSDKPVPPDNWWMSNVMAWLQNPGSWQYILIYFTLIIFFAYFYVSIQYDPNEQADNMKKYGGFIPGIRPGRPTAEYLAFVMNRLLFVGAIYLGLIAILPNIALDLGVGGSGNMGMSAFGGTAILIMVSVALTTVKQIESQLLQSNYEGLLK, from the coding sequence GTGTCAGCCATTGTTCAAGCGTTCAAGGACGCCGATCTACGCAAGAAGATCCTGATCACCATTGCGCTGATTGTTCTGTACCGCATCGGTGCGCAGATCCCCACCCCGGGAGTCGACTACGCGATCATCGCGGAGCGTCTCTCCGCTCTGACGGAGAGCGGAGAGTCGAACATCTTCTCCGTGATCAGCTTGTTCTCGGGGGGCGCGCTGCTGCAGCTATCCATCTTCGCCATCGGCATTATGCCGTACATTACGGCGTCGATCATCACCCAGCTGCTGACAGTGGTCATTCCGCGCTTCGAGGAGCTGAAGAAGGAAGGCCAGGCCGGCCAGACCAAGATGACGCAGTACACGCGTTACCTCACGGTGGCGCTCGCACTGTTGCAGTCTGCCGGCATCGTGGCACTCGCGGACCGTGAGCAGCTCTTGGGTAGCGGCGTTCCGGTGCTGGTGGAGGATCGCACCATTTGGACACTGATCATGATGGTCATTGTGATGACCTCCGGTGCGATCCTGATCATGTGGCTCGGCGAGATCATCACTGAAAAGGGTGTGGGCAACGGTATGTCCCTGCTTATCTTCGCCGGTATCGCCACCCGCCTTCCCACGGACGGTGCGTCCATCTACAGCCAGTCCGGACCGGTCGTGTTCGCAGTGGTCGTCGCGGCTGTGATTCTTCTCGTGGTCGGCATCGTGTTCATCGAGCAGGGCCAGCGCCGCATTCCGGTGCAGTACGCGAAGCGCATGGTGGGCCGCCGCCAGTACGGTGGTACCTCCACTTACCTGCCGCTGAAGGTCAACCAGGCCGGTGTGATCCCGGTGATCTTCGCCTCCTCGCTGATGTATGTCCCGGTTTTGATCACCCAGATTGTCAACTCCGACAAGCCGGTTCCGCCAGACAACTGGTGGATGTCCAACGTTATGGCGTGGTTGCAGAACCCGGGATCCTGGCAGTACATCCTGATCTACTTCACCCTGATCATTTTCTTCGCCTACTTCTACGTGTCTATCCAGTACGACCCGAACGAGCAGGCCGACAACATGAAGAAGTACGGCGGCTTCATCCCGGGCATTCGTCCGGGCCGCCCGACTGCGGAGTACCTGGCATTTGTGATGAATCGTCTGCTCTTCGTTGGCGCCATCTACCTCGGCCTGATCGCCATTCTTCCGAACATCGCTTTGGATCTGGGTGTCGGCGGTAGTGGCAACATGGGCATGTCCGCGTTCGGTGGTACGGCTATCCTGATTATGGTGTCCGTGGCACTGACCACGGTGAAGCAAATTGAATCCCAGCTACTGCAATCCAACTACGAAGGACTGTTGAAATAA
- the rpmD gene encoding 50S ribosomal protein L30 has translation MALKITLNHGLVGEKPTTRKNIEALGLRKIGHSVVKKDNDATRGMILKVRHLVTVEEVAGE, from the coding sequence ATGGCACTGAAGATCACTTTGAACCACGGTCTCGTCGGTGAGAAGCCGACGACCCGCAAGAACATTGAGGCTCTGGGTCTGCGCAAGATTGGCCACTCCGTGGTCAAGAAGGACAATGACGCTACTCGCGGCATGATCCTCAAGGTGCGCCACCTGGTCACCGTCGAAGAAGTAGCAGGGGAGTAA
- a CDS encoding FtsX-like permease family protein yields MQRYVLKMFADGWREWTPAMAVVGVISTMIGLCVHQYAWTMTPQFRDAVAAAGAPLAEYQILSITIYVVIALVSWVALTVVGKASVHASRHTHALWLLLGASPRAVFLSTLYILLIVSFCGAMMGAIASTLLSFWALPAFDGAVSPAVDMPRFTVALWAPLVVVIISVATAIVGGVVPAYRASRIQPGVALRTVQQPDHKSTSSVLRIVSGSFFLLIAVALVAASKLDQQLASAGLAPIINLAFNAGASALIGVYLMCPEIVGFLFRVLHKVFDVTDLVVSALGTRAAAARSRMNVTTIAPLAAGLGGVGLLLCALGSVGAVVQILEPGAETNMTDTWIIIAVVIVSMFATSAAVVALSARGRGHEVALLQSAGMSPRQVIALIGAESFAMSLAATLVAAVPVVVGGVVCAFATATALNGPPVVEWPFKMMSLGMLGAWLLLFLILAIPTIGPLRNGPSAQLRGGGV; encoded by the coding sequence ATGCAGCGCTATGTTCTGAAGATGTTCGCCGACGGATGGCGTGAATGGACGCCAGCCATGGCCGTGGTCGGCGTGATCTCCACGATGATTGGGCTGTGCGTGCACCAGTACGCCTGGACCATGACTCCGCAGTTCCGTGACGCGGTGGCTGCCGCAGGCGCCCCACTAGCCGAGTATCAAATCCTTTCCATCACCATTTACGTCGTGATCGCGTTGGTGTCGTGGGTGGCTCTGACAGTTGTGGGGAAAGCAAGCGTTCACGCTTCCCGGCATACCCACGCGCTGTGGCTTTTGCTTGGGGCATCACCGCGCGCAGTGTTTCTGTCCACGCTGTACATTTTGCTGATCGTGAGTTTCTGCGGAGCCATGATGGGGGCGATCGCCTCGACTCTTCTAAGTTTCTGGGCACTCCCTGCATTCGATGGCGCGGTGTCCCCAGCCGTAGACATGCCGCGGTTCACTGTCGCGCTGTGGGCTCCGCTCGTGGTCGTCATCATCAGTGTCGCTACGGCCATCGTGGGTGGTGTGGTGCCTGCGTACCGGGCATCCCGCATCCAACCCGGTGTCGCTTTGCGTACGGTTCAGCAACCGGACCACAAATCCACATCGTCGGTGCTGCGGATCGTCAGCGGTTCTTTCTTTCTCCTGATTGCTGTGGCGCTCGTCGCGGCCTCGAAACTGGACCAGCAGCTCGCTTCTGCGGGGCTAGCCCCAATCATCAACCTCGCCTTCAACGCAGGTGCCAGCGCCTTGATCGGCGTTTACCTGATGTGCCCAGAGATAGTGGGATTCCTCTTTCGAGTTCTGCACAAAGTTTTTGATGTTACTGACCTGGTCGTTTCGGCACTGGGTACCCGTGCAGCAGCAGCACGGTCGCGCATGAACGTGACCACAATCGCGCCGTTGGCTGCAGGTCTTGGCGGCGTCGGGCTGCTGTTGTGCGCATTGGGTTCGGTTGGAGCAGTCGTCCAGATTCTCGAACCGGGGGCGGAAACCAACATGACCGATACTTGGATCATTATCGCCGTTGTGATTGTGTCGATGTTCGCTACCAGCGCCGCCGTTGTCGCACTGTCCGCGCGCGGACGCGGGCATGAAGTTGCTCTCCTACAATCTGCCGGAATGTCTCCGCGGCAGGTGATCGCGCTGATCGGGGCGGAGAGTTTCGCAATGTCGCTTGCAGCGACATTGGTCGCAGCCGTCCCAGTGGTTGTGGGTGGCGTGGTCTGTGCCTTCGCAACCGCGACTGCTCTCAATGGACCACCGGTTGTCGAGTGGCCGTTTAAGATGATGTCGCTTGGCATGCTCGGGGCGTGGTTATTGCTGTTCCTCATCTTGGCCATCCCCACGATCGGACCGCTCCGCAACGGGCCGAGCGCGCAACTCCGGGGCGGGGGAGTCTGA
- the rplF gene encoding 50S ribosomal protein L6, protein MSRVGNAPIAIPGGVETKIDGQHVEVKGPKGTLSVDVPEPITAAVEDNQIVVSRPDDHRTNRSLHGLSRSLINNCVVGVTEGYKINMEIFGVGYRVQQKGKDLEFSLGYSHPILIQAPEGVTFAVDGNTKFSIEGINKQQVGQIAANIRRLRKDDPYKGKGIRYEGEQIRRKVGKTGK, encoded by the coding sequence ATGTCTCGTGTAGGTAACGCACCCATCGCTATTCCCGGCGGCGTCGAAACCAAGATCGACGGCCAGCACGTCGAGGTCAAGGGCCCGAAGGGCACCCTGTCCGTGGACGTTCCGGAGCCGATCACCGCTGCTGTTGAAGACAACCAGATCGTGGTCTCCCGTCCGGACGACCACCGCACCAACCGCTCCCTCCACGGTCTGTCCCGCTCGCTGATCAACAACTGCGTTGTCGGCGTGACCGAGGGTTACAAGATCAACATGGAGATCTTCGGCGTCGGTTACCGCGTGCAGCAGAAGGGCAAGGACCTTGAGTTCTCCCTCGGCTACTCGCACCCGATTCTGATTCAGGCGCCGGAAGGCGTCACCTTCGCTGTCGACGGCAACACCAAGTTCTCTATCGAAGGCATCAACAAGCAGCAGGTTGGCCAGATTGCCGCGAACATCCGCCGCCTCCGTAAGGATGACCCGTACAAGGGTAAGGGCATCCGCTACGAGGGTGAGCAGATTCGCCGCAAGGTCGGAAAGACGGGTAAGTAA
- the rplR gene encoding 50S ribosomal protein L18, producing the protein MSTEANTQKRTPVGRDIATRRREARVRRHNRIRKTLRGTPETPRLVVHRSSRHMHVQVIDDLAGHTLVSASSMEEDVRGVEGDKKAKAAKVGELIAERAKAAGIDEVVFDRAGYKYHGRVAALADAAREGGLKF; encoded by the coding sequence ATGAGCACTGAAGCAAACACTCAGAAGCGCACCCCGGTCGGCCGGGACATTGCTACCCGCCGCCGCGAAGCACGCGTCCGCCGCCACAACCGCATCCGCAAGACCCTGCGTGGCACCCCGGAGACCCCGCGTCTCGTCGTGCACCGCAGCTCCCGCCACATGCACGTCCAGGTCATCGACGACCTGGCAGGCCACACCCTGGTCTCCGCTTCCTCCATGGAAGAGGACGTGCGCGGCGTTGAGGGCGACAAGAAGGCCAAGGCAGCGAAGGTCGGCGAGCTGATCGCCGAGCGTGCCAAGGCAGCTGGCATCGACGAGGTCGTTTTCGACCGCGCCGGTTACAAGTACCACGGCCGCGTCGCAGCGCTTGCAGACGCAGCCCGCGAAGGTGGTTTGAAGTTCTAA